The Streptomyces pratensis genomic interval CCCGTACTTGTCGATGCGGGTGCCGTCGAGGAGTTCACGGGTCGTGTCGCCGTCCCACCAGGACAGGAAGTTCGAGCTGGAGGGCTTGCGACTGGCGACCACGTCGCCCTTGGGGCCGCGTACACCGGAGACGGCCGAGGACCAGGACTCGGCACCGGCGCTGCCCGACCAGATGTCACCGGACACTCCGCGTCCGTTGTCCCCGCTCGCAGGCGTGGACCACAGGATCTGCCCGTTCCTGGCGTCCGCCATCCACGAGGACGGCTTCGAGCTGTCCTCGTCGACCTTGAACTCCTCGAGGCCCGCTCTGGAGGGATCCAGATCCCCTACGTGCATGGCGTCGCCGTGGCCGTTCTTCGTGGTCCACAGTCCGCTGCCGTTGTCGTCCACGGCCATGGCGCCGTAGATGATCTCGTCCTTGCCGTCTCCGTCTGCGTCGGCGACGGAGAGCTGGTGGTTGCCCTGGCCGTCGTAGCCCTTGCCGGAGTTGGTGGAGCTGTTGGTGTCGAAGGTCCAGCGCCGGGTGAAGGCACCGCCCCGCCAGTCCCAGGCGGCGATGACGCTGCGCGTGTAGTAGCCGCGCGCCATGATCAGGGACGGCCTGGCGCCGTCCAGATAGGCCGTGCCTGCGAGGAAGCGGTCGACCCGGTTGCCGTAGGAGTCGCCCCACGAGGACACCGTGCCGCGTGCGGGCACGTAGTCGACGGAGCCCATCGCCGCGCCGGTCCTGCCGTTGAACATGGTCAGGAACTCGGGTCCGGACAGGATGTATCCGGAGGAGTTGCGGTAGTCGGCCGAAGAGCTGCCGATCACCTTGCCGGCACCGTCGACGCTGCCGTCGGCGGTCTTCATCGCCACCTCGGCCTGGCCGTCACCGTCGTAGTCGTACACCTGGAACTGGGTGTAGTGCGCGCCGGAACGTATGTTGCGCCCGAGGTCGATCCGCCAGAGACGGGTGCCGTCGAGGCGGACTCCGTCGATGATCGTGTTGCCCGTGTAGCCGGACTGGGAGTTGTCCTTGGCGTTGGTGGGCTGCCATTTCAGTACGAAGTCGAGAGCGCCGTCACCGTCCAGATCGCCGACGGACGCGTCGTTGGCCTCGTAGGTGTAGGCGACCCCGTCGGGTGTCGTCCCGCCGGCGGGCGGACTTATCGGCACGTCCTTGTATCCGGCGCGGAACTGGACCGCGTGCACGGAGTCGCCCTGTTCCACGCCGCCGACGACCGCGCGCACCGTGTAGTCGGCGGTGGCGGGCGCGCCGGAATGGAAGTAGTTCGTGGACGCGGTGACCGGCGAGGCGTTGACCTTGGTACCGGCCCGGTAGACGTTGAACGCGACATTGTCGGGATCGGTA includes:
- a CDS encoding rhamnogalacturonan lyase, whose translation is MEPLLPRPDSRPRRRRRITRVRALTGALAAGLLAAGGLVAFGPASQAATARQAEALDRGVVSVHTDSGNLVSWRWLGTDPDNVAFNVYRAGTKVNASPVTASTNYFHSGAPATADYTVRAVVGGVEQGDSVHAVQFRAGYKDVPISPPAGGTTPDGVAYTYEANDASVGDLDGDGALDFVLKWQPTNAKDNSQSGYTGNTIIDGVRLDGTRLWRIDLGRNIRSGAHYTQFQVYDYDGDGQAEVAMKTADGSVDGAGKVIGSSSADYRNSSGYILSGPEFLTMFNGRTGAAMGSVDYVPARGTVSSWGDSYGNRVDRFLAGTAYLDGARPSLIMARGYYTRSVIAAWDWRGGAFTRRWTFDTNSSTNSGKGYDGQGNHQLSVADADGDGKDEIIYGAMAVDDNGSGLWTTKNGHGDAMHVGDLDPSRAGLEEFKVDEDSSKPSSWMADARNGQILWSTPASGDNGRGVSGDIWSGSAGAESWSSAVSGVRGPKGDVVASRKPSSSNFLSWWDGDTTRELLDGTRIDKYGTSADTRLLTGASVHSNNGTKATPAISGDLIGDWREEVVWPTTNNTALRIYSTPIETGTKITTLLHDTMYRTALAWQNTAYNQPPHPSFAIGSGMATAPRPSITTP